The DNA sequence TTTTGCTTCAATGTTTCATCGATCCAGCTTCTGTCGACTGTTCCGTTTTCAATTTGCGCAAAAATGGTTTGTTCTTTTTTTAATTGAGAAAGACTGTCCTGTAAAACCTCTGAAGCATGCTTTAATGGAACGGCTAGTAAGCCATCATCATCTCCAACAATAATGTCACCAGGATTCACTAGCATATTTGCTACAGTAATCGGTACATTGATTTCACCGGGACCTTCCTTATACGGACCACGATGGGTCACACCTCTAGCAAAACAGGGGAAATCATGTTCCTTAAACGCTTCTGAATCACGAATTGTACCGTCTATAACAAAGCCAGCAATGCCGTTCTTTTTCGCAAGTCGTAACATGATTTCACCTAATATCGCTTGCGTCATTTCTCCACCAGCATCAACAATGATCACATCTCCTGGCTGTGCCATATCAATAGCTTTATGTACCATGAGATTATCACCAGCTCGAGTTTTTACGGTAAAAGCAGTACCAACAATTTTCTTGGATTTATGAAAAGGTCGAATTGAAGACGATGCACCCTGTAAACGGTTCATATTATCACTAAGAAGTGGGGTGGGGATATTCTTAAACTGTTCTACGATTGATTTATCCGGTCTAGCTCGTAAAGGCAAAATTCGAAATCCTAACTGGCTCATAAGCTCCCCCCTTTTTCTAGGATAAAATGGACTTGCCGATGACTGAAAAGTCGCTTTCTCCATATTCCTTTTCTGTTTCTTTGTATAAATCAAGAGCTGCCTCTGCAAAAGCTAGCTGTAAATCGGCGCCTTCAGCTACAGCAATTTCAACGTCTTTTCTCATCAAGCTAAGCTTAAAGCCTGGTGCAAAATCTCGGTTTGATAAACTGTCTAGCTTATTCATAAACATCCATGATGCTCCTGAACTAGATCCAATGACCTGCTTTAACATGTCCTTGTCTATTTCAAGCTTTTCAGCTAAAGCAGTCGCTTCTGCTGTGACAACCATGTGCATGGCAGCCATCATTTGATTTACAGCT is a window from the Bacillus alkalicellulosilyticus genome containing:
- a CDS encoding RraA family protein, with amino-acid sequence MSQLGFRILPLRARPDKSIVEQFKNIPTPLLSDNMNRLQGASSSIRPFHKSKKIVGTAFTVKTRAGDNLMVHKAIDMAQPGDVIIVDAGGEMTQAILGEIMLRLAKKNGIAGFVIDGTIRDSEAFKEHDFPCFARGVTHRGPYKEGPGEINVPITVANMLVNPGDIIVGDDDGLLAVPLKHASEVLQDSLSQLKKEQTIFAQIENGTVDRSWIDETLKQKGCAFL